One window of Solwaraspora sp. WMMA2056 genomic DNA carries:
- a CDS encoding GNAT family N-acetyltransferase, producing the protein MQRTPDGGPDTTDPASVYHRVGTESDVPAVLALIDDAVRWLAEQGRTGQWGTEPQSTNPRRIAMVTGWARESGLVLACVPGDGERVVGALAVGVARSYVPPVNEPELYVNLLVTDRGWAGRGIGGALLDEARRIAVDRRATLLRVDCYAGGDRALVRYYERAGFTAAEPFTIDQPGGPWPGQILSQRIR; encoded by the coding sequence ATGCAGCGCACCCCCGACGGCGGACCTGACACCACCGACCCGGCGTCCGTGTACCACCGGGTCGGCACGGAGAGCGACGTGCCGGCGGTCCTCGCCCTGATCGACGACGCGGTGCGCTGGCTGGCCGAACAGGGCCGGACCGGGCAGTGGGGGACCGAGCCGCAGTCGACGAATCCGCGGCGGATCGCCATGGTCACCGGCTGGGCCAGGGAGAGCGGGCTGGTGCTGGCCTGCGTACCCGGCGACGGCGAGCGGGTCGTCGGGGCGCTCGCCGTCGGCGTGGCCCGGTCCTACGTCCCCCCGGTCAACGAACCCGAGCTGTACGTGAACCTGCTGGTCACCGACCGTGGTTGGGCCGGTCGTGGGATCGGCGGGGCGCTGCTGGACGAGGCCCGGCGGATCGCCGTCGACCGGCGGGCGACCCTGCTGCGGGTCGACTGCTACGCCGGTGGCGACCGGGCGCTGGTGCGCTACTACGAGCGGGCCGGGTTCACCGCCGCCGAGCCGTTCACCATCGACCAGCC
- a CDS encoding sigma-70 family RNA polymerase sigma factor, with protein MDDRTVVAALVAGDPRGLDGAYRAYADRLFTYCRFLLRDADAAADAVHDTFVLAGQRAAQLRDPDRLRPWLYAIARNECLRVMRGRQRHLPLEEAGQLPAASVDPVTGLSAEQIRELVWAAAAGLNPGDRQVFELSIRHELSAAEVGAVLGVSDSHAHARLSRVRAQLERAVGALLVARTGTADCADLAGLLRGWDGTLTVLLRKRVSRHVDGCTTCADRRRQQVHPAALFSAYATLPLLAVPADLWPRLVSTHTDPAEAAARARIDRRAGRFDPATGFPRRSPGPPGRRTTAVVAAAGVLALLLGGAVMVPRLGAVDDTARSAPEPPPTLAAPVSAAPTSTAGPTSSAVPTASAPPTSLPPSGGPRPSDPAPPAPPLTVAAEVTVTCTGSSRYRLRVVATVAGGLAESAVLTWTAGGGDPSPSSNAGPTTAPTSGSGPGGPGGLVAPGSQPARGGEVTMTVTGETVTGQVEQVAVAAVTWRVTVVDGDGRQAGAGPYPVTNPCPPPG; from the coding sequence ATGGACGACCGGACCGTCGTGGCCGCGCTGGTTGCCGGTGACCCGCGCGGCCTCGACGGTGCGTACCGGGCGTACGCCGACCGGCTGTTCACGTACTGCCGGTTTCTGCTGCGTGACGCCGACGCGGCGGCCGACGCGGTGCACGACACGTTCGTCCTGGCCGGGCAGCGGGCGGCGCAGCTGCGCGACCCGGACCGGCTGCGCCCGTGGCTGTACGCCATCGCCCGCAACGAGTGCCTGCGGGTGATGCGTGGCCGACAGCGGCACCTGCCACTGGAGGAGGCCGGCCAGCTGCCGGCGGCGTCGGTCGACCCGGTCACCGGGCTGAGCGCCGAGCAGATCCGCGAGCTGGTCTGGGCCGCCGCCGCCGGGCTCAATCCCGGCGACCGGCAGGTCTTCGAGCTGTCCATCCGGCACGAGCTGTCCGCCGCCGAGGTCGGTGCGGTGCTCGGCGTCTCCGACAGCCACGCGCACGCCCGGCTGTCCCGGGTGCGGGCCCAGCTCGAACGGGCCGTCGGCGCACTGTTGGTGGCCCGGACCGGTACCGCCGACTGCGCCGATCTGGCCGGGCTGCTGCGCGGCTGGGACGGCACCCTCACGGTGCTGCTGCGCAAACGGGTCAGCCGGCACGTCGACGGCTGCACCACCTGCGCCGACCGGCGCCGGCAGCAGGTGCACCCGGCGGCGCTGTTCTCCGCGTACGCGACGCTGCCGTTGCTCGCCGTACCGGCAGATCTCTGGCCCCGACTGGTGTCGACCCACACCGACCCGGCCGAGGCGGCGGCCCGTGCCCGGATCGACCGCCGGGCGGGCCGATTCGACCCGGCGACCGGGTTTCCCCGCCGGTCGCCCGGGCCGCCCGGCCGGCGGACGACCGCGGTCGTGGCGGCGGCCGGAGTGCTGGCGTTGCTGCTCGGCGGTGCCGTCATGGTGCCCCGGCTCGGCGCGGTCGACGACACTGCGCGGTCAGCGCCCGAGCCGCCACCGACGCTGGCCGCTCCGGTGTCGGCGGCGCCGACCAGCACCGCCGGGCCGACCAGTTCGGCGGTGCCGACGGCCTCGGCACCGCCCACCAGCCTGCCGCCGAGCGGTGGTCCGCGTCCGTCGGATCCGGCGCCACCAGCGCCGCCATTGACCGTTGCGGCCGAGGTGACGGTCACCTGCACCGGATCCAGCCGGTACCGGCTGCGGGTGGTCGCCACCGTGGCCGGTGGCCTCGCCGAGTCGGCGGTGCTCACCTGGACCGCTGGTGGGGGCGACCCGTCGCCGTCGTCGAACGCCGGCCCGACGACCGCACCGACGTCCGGGTCCGGTCCGGGTGGGCCCGGTGGCCTCGTCGCCCCGGGTTCGCAGCCCGCCCGAGGCGGCGAGGTGACGATGACCGTCACGGGTGAGACGGTGACCGGCCAGGTCGAGCAGGTGGCCGTTGCGGCGGTGACCTGGCGGGTCACCGTCGTCGACGGCGACGGGCGACAGGCCGGTGCCGGGCCGTACCCGGTCACCAACCCGTGCCCGCCGCCGGGCTGA